Within Bos mutus isolate GX-2022 chromosome 24, NWIPB_WYAK_1.1, whole genome shotgun sequence, the genomic segment TACACAGCTCTGGTTATGCCCAGACTGTAAGGACCCACAGAGCAAGGACTGGGTCCTGTGATGACGCTACCTCCATTTCCAGCCCCGACAGTCCTCCTTTCCCCGGGTAGGTTTCAGGAACCCAAGGGCCGCACAGGGATACTCCGGATCAGAAAAGTGGGATCACAACCTGTATTGCCTCCTGCCAGGTCGCCAAGAGTTTACACCATGCGGTAAACTACCCATCTTTCCCATTTCCCAGGGAGGCCCGGCTCGTcgcaggaggaaagggggctgGGGTGGTTCACTAACGTCCTAACGACCCTCAGACAGTACTCCGTGAGTACCCCGCGAGATGCTGACGCCCACAGAGACTTCTGaattcctcccccagccccagagaCGGCGCCAAAGAACTGCAATCCTGTCCACGACGCGCCCGCGAGGACGTGCGCCCCGGGTCGCGGCGCACAGCGCTCCAGGACATCCTTCCGGAGTGCGGCTGCCAGCCCTACGCGCGCCACGCCGAACCGCTGGGCTGGGAGGAGCCGATAGGTCCAGGGAGGCGAGCCTGAGACGCGGAGCTGACGAACGTCGGCCTGCTCCAGCCTCCGGAGCACTAATGTCATCAACCCTGGGTAGCAGGAGCTGGCCCCGAGCTGGACACTTGAACAAGGATCTGAGAGGCGTCTGGGGCCGTCGCGGGTTGGAAAGAGGGAGGCGGGGCCGCCAGGAGCTTCGGGAAGTTCAGCTCTTACCCTAGGAAGATGGTGTGGGTGGATGCTTCCTATTGGAGTCAGTCCTTCCAAGTAGCGGCTGCAGCCCGGCTATTAGGGTATCGAGGGGCTGGGAACGCGCAGGCAGCTGAGCCTTTGGCTCCAAGCACCCAGAACCCCGCACACTCGTAGGCGCCCGTCGCGCCAGGAAAGGGGAGCTTGGGTCTAGGGCGCCTCGGGGTCGTGGACGCGGGCGAGTCCGGGCGGCAGCGCAGCGCCGGGTGAGGGTgcgcaggggggtgggggtgggagtgggggtgttggggggtgggggtgggggtgttggggTGGGGCGGCCCGGCTCCTCCGCAGCCAACTGCTTTTCCGCAACCCCTGATCCATCACCCGAGCCCCCCCGCCCAGAACCCGCATTCACAGCTTCCTCCGCGCCCCCGCAGTCCTGAGAGCGCTGAACCAGTCAAACCAAAACAGGTCAATCTTTAATTCTCCGCCCCACCTCAATTCTTTGAAGCTACTTATTACAAACAGTCCCTCAAACCTTCTCCGTCTCCCCTTCCTCCTAGCCGTCCTTGTTCGGGGTTGGCACGCCGCCCTGGAGGGGCCGAGGTCAGAGGCTTTGGGTTCCTTGAACCTGGAGGCCCCGGGGCCCGCCGGGTGGCGGCAACGTGGCCACCTGTCTTCGTCCAGCAGCGAGGCCAGGGGTCCGTGGGGACGTAAGGGTGGCCAGAGGGCCTCGACTGGCCTAGGAGTCAGCCCTCCGGTGCGAGCCAGGCGCAGATGCCCGACCCGGACCCAGTTGTTCCCGTGGCGCTGGGCAGGAGGGGCCGAGCCCGGGGGACCCAGGGAGAAGGGGTGCGCGCGCCTGCGGCTCGGGGTCTGCTCACGGGACGGCGTCTGGCCCGATTGGGTCCCCGGGGCCCCTAGAGGGCCTGCCACGGCTTCCCGATGGCCTGGATGTGCTCCTTGGCCTTCAGGCGCAGCGCTGCGATACTGCTGTTGCGCGGGTCCGCCTCGTCCAGCGGGAACTTGTCCCCGAAGCCCGGCCCGCACGGGtaggcgggcggcggcggcggcggcggcggccccagGGGCTGCAGGCCGGGGCCGAGGGGCGGGGAGTTCAGgaagggcggcggcggcggcggtggcgtgTAGCTGGCGGGCAGGCTCTGCGCTGGCGGCCCGAAGCCCGGCAGGCTCTGCAGCGCCGTAGCGCCCCCGGCCGGCAGCGGCGGCCCGAGCCACGACTCGAGCGGCAGGGCGCCCCCCGccggcccgccgccgccgcccccggggCCCGCCCCGAGGGGCGCCAGGGCTGCGGCGGGCGGGGAGCGGCTGAAGGAGAGCAGGGGCGAGTCCTGGAGCTTCATGGACGACACCTCCAGCTTCTCCTGCCGCCGCCACTTGGCGCGTCGATTCTGGAACCACACCTGCGGAAGGCAGCAGAGCGCCGTCGGGGTTCGGAAGGCGCAGGACTCCCCGCTCCCGAGGAAAACCGGGGCTCCACGGCTCCCCCTGCCCCTCTCACCCCGCGACCCCTGCTGCACACCCGCGGTGCCCTTCCGTTCTGTCCCGTCTGCCCAAGGCTACCCTCTTCCCTCACGCGCTCTGAGACTCTGTCCCACCCCTGTCCTCCTGGCGGTTCCACCCTGTCCTTGTTTCTCCTCACCCTTAGCTGTGGTTGTTTCCAACTCGTGGCACCAAACAGGCGGGGGGAAAAATGAAGTTAACCCTGGAACCGGACCGTGGGAAACCCGATCTCACCAAATTTCTGAGACTGCTGGCTGGCGCCCCATCCTGACATTGCGCTTTAGACCCGGCTTCCTCCCCGGGTGGCATGGCTCACAGTGGCCTATCTACCTCTGCCTCCGTTATAAACATAGGTATAAACGAAGGCTCGAAGTACTCTAACTGGCAACACTGGCTGTTAAAATGGACCCGTGTCCACATTACTGGTTACAGTAACTGAAGGACAAACTGGGTTGATTTTATTATCCCGGGCATATTTAAATATGCATGTTGCTGCTCTCctaagattttcatttttatttaattgatatCTGACTCGTATTTctgatatttcttaaaaatggcTTTCGAGGATTACAATAGTTCAATAGTCTACTTTTATTGTATGGAGTTAATTTTGACATGACCCTAAGATGAATTCAATGAGTTcaagtttctctttttgttttagaGAGTCCATGCCAagagtctctctctcttctttaaagAGTGAAGTCTCTTAATGCTGAAACTTCCATTGCTGATTTGATAAAAAGCACAGGAGAAGGCGTAATTAAGGCTTCACTACCAAGTTACCACCGGGAAACAGAACACAGAGAACTGGTCTAGTTTAGTGCAGAATCTAGAAGGAACTTTGGCCAAATTGGTGGCTTCAGTGTTGAATTTATGAAGGAAAATGTGGGAAAGGTTGACACCCAACAAGGGAGACAGCAGTTCTGAGTTAATAATAGGGAGAGGGACTCCCTAGgaaaactgagggaaaaaaaccaCCCAACATCTGAGCAGAACAGGACAAGTATCTGCAAGGCTGGAACTTGGTGGGTgggagagaaagaacagaaaatgcAGATTCCCTGGGCCCCTTTCTATAAATGATTCATCTGTGTATCCCAGGCCCTAATTTCCCCCAGAAACATTAGATATATGAACACTGGCACATTCCACTGCCCGCCACCaaaccccaccccatcccatgaAATATCAGGCTTTAGGTCCCGTATCCAGAGTTCCAGGGCTAAAGCCTGGGGTAGTCTGCTCTTCTCCTGCTTTACTGCTCCCTCAACACAGTGGGGACCCTGTGATCCCCCCATCTGATGACATCATAGCCATGTGTTAAGCACACACCATATGCTGGGCCACTGTGCTGGCCCTGGGATAGAGAAGTCAGACACTGTTCTCAAGAAGAACACATCTTAGACCAGAAGCAAACATCCCCGAACAAGTCAAGAGGGAAGGAAcaagtgaaggaaaaggaaggtggGACAGTGCTGTGGAGACAGCCCTTGAGTGGGCTGGGCCTGTATCCCAGAGGGGCACTGGAGGGCTTTGcgctttcccttttcttcattttccacttgttttcttcccttctccctaccccaccctccctccctgtaAAGCAGGTGCTGAAATGTCCACCCCTTCAGTGAAACCCTTGCAGCTCCTCTGCCCTGAATTAGAAGAAATTGAACTGTCCCTGCCAGTTAGTGCTAAAGTCACATTAGGGAACCATGTTTTAAAATCATGACATTAGTTTAACCCCTTTAACtaaacagaaaagacaaaaagcaagAGTCTGtccacttttactttttaagacaAGACTAAAAGCCCCAAACGTCTGAGTTTCCTCCCTTCCTGGAAATCCAACTCATTAGACACACACAGAAGTCCCATCTCAGCCCCAGGGCCTTACAGATGCCGCGCAATTTGTTCCCAATGTCTCCCCTTCAggcctctcccaatttggaaatCCTCCCAGATTTTTCACAGATGACTAGCAAATATTTAaggctttcaaatattttaatgatcAGGGATTAAAGATAATTCAGCCTTAATTAAAGCGAAAACccctttaaataaaaaagaaaagggccTCTGCAGCAGCGGGAAGTTTGGCTGGAGGTGCACCAGAGAAGCAAAAGTCAGTTTCTTAAATCCTCCGAAAGTTTCAACTGCGAGGGGCCAGGCTTCCGTAAGAAGACAGGGTTTTCGTTTTCACGGAGGTGCGCACCGTTAGCGAACAGGGTGGCATTTGGGGCCTCAATACGGTTACACTGGAGCCGCTACCTACACTCTCTCTCCACTCAGGGCTTCCCGACCACCCCCCTCCCAGAGCCCCCTCCCTAGTCCAGGATGCTGTCGCCTCTCCATTTCGTCAGCCATTCCCAACTCCTTTAGTTTAGAAGCAGAGGACCCAAAGGGGAGATATACTGCGAACTGGAACAGACCGTCCAAGGGCCGGTGCGCGGGGCGCATGGAAAATCAGTGACGCTCCccgggtgggggtagggggcgggTTCTGGGCGAGCCAAGTCGAGGAAGGTCCACGGGCAAAGTGCCGCCATAAACGCGAGGCCGCCCGGGGATTCTAGGGAGCACCGGCCGAAGCCTGGGCCACCCGCCCTCCCCCGGGCCCGTCTGCACACTTTACCTGGACTCGGACCTCGGGTAAGTTGACTTTGCCCGCCAGCTCCTCGCGGCTGTACACGTCGGGGTAGTGCGACTTCTCGAACGCGCGCTCCAGCTCGTGCAGCTGGTACGTGGTGAAGGTCGTGCGGTTCCGTCGATGCTTCTTTTTGGGCTGCTCCTCCTCCGACAGCTTCGAGTCGCCGGGGCGGACGGTCCTCCAGGCAGCCCAGGGCTCGGTCGGGCCTCCCCGGTCTCCTTGGGGCAGTAGGGGCGGGGGGCTGGGACGACGAGACCCCCGACGGTCAGAGACACTTGCTCGGGGTACATGGGGGCCGCCCTGCCTACCCACGCGGGCTCCTAGCTGGCCCAaggaggcgggggcggggtggtgaGGGCTGCGAGGGGTCCCTAAGCTTTCCCAGAGCGCAGGTGGGAAGCCTTTGCTATGCACACAGCCTCCAGCCCCGCGCCCAGATGCTTTAATAACAGTGAAGGCAGGGGCTCTCTCCTCTTCTCGCAGAGCTCCTGAGTCTGG encodes:
- the RAX gene encoding LOW QUALITY PROTEIN: retinal homeobox protein Rx (The sequence of the model RefSeq protein was modified relative to this genomic sequence to represent the inferred CDS: deleted 2 bases in 1 codon), whose amino-acid sequence is MHLPGCAPAMADGSFSLAGHLLRSPGGSTSRLHSIEAILGFTKDDGVLGSFPEERAARGTKERDRRPGARPAGPKAPAGGTEPSPPPAPAPAPEYEAPRPYCPKETGEARPSPGLPGGPSAGDSKLSEEEQPKKKHRRNRTTFTTYQLHELERAFEKSHYPDVYSREELAGKVNLPEVRVQVWFQNRRAKWRRQEKLEVSSMKLQDSPLLSFSRSPPAAALAPLGAGPGGGGGGPAGGALPLESWLGPPLPAGGATALQSLPGFGPPAQSLPASYTPPPPPPPFLNSPPLGPGLQPLGPPPPPPPPAYPCGPGFGDKFPLDEADPRNSSIAALRLKAKEHIQAIGKPWQAL